In Caulobacter sp. X, the sequence CCGGGTTCACCCACTTGCCGCTGCGAGACGCGGCCGGAAACGTCGTGGCGACGCTGGACTGGAGCCCGCCGCATCCGGGCCAGCGCCTGCTGCGCAAGACGATCGGGCCGGTGCTGGTCGTGGTCCTGGCCCTGACCCTGGCGACCATCCTGCTGGCTCGCCGCGGCCGGCTGATCGCCGAGGGGCTGATCACCAGCGAGGCGCGCGCCAAGCACCTGGCCTTGCACGACGGCCTGACCGGCCTGCCCAACCGCCTGCTGTTCGAGGAGCGGTTGCGCCAGGCGATCGACGGCCTGGACCGCAAGCAGCGGGCCATGGCGGTGCTGGCGATCGACCTCGACCGCTTCAAGGCCGTCAACGACACCCACGGCCACGCCGCCGGCGACGAACTGATCCGCAAGGTCGGCGAGCGCCTGGCCGGGGTCTGCCGCGGCGGCGAGACGGTGGCGCGCCTGGGCGGCGATGAATTCGGCGTGGTGGCGACCGACCTCGACGCCAACGGCGCGGCGATCGTCGCCGAGCGCCTCTTGAAGACCCTTTGTGGGCCGATGGAGATGTCGTTCGGCGTCCACTTCGTCAGCGGCTCGGTCGGGGTCGTGCTGATCGAGCCCTCCGAGGCCCATATCGGCGCCGCCGAGGCCGCGCGCCGCGCGGACGTCGCGCTCTATCGCGCCAAGAGCGAGGGGCGCGGCCGCTACTGCTTCTTCGAGGACGCCATGGACGCGGCCCTGAAGGCGCGGCGGGCGCTGGAAGAGGATCTGCGGGCGGCCGTGCGCAATGGCGAGGTCCGTCTCGAATACCAACCCCAGGTCGACGCCGCTGATCGGGTCGTCGGGGTCGAGGCCCTGGCCCGCTGGTCGCATCCCACGCGCGGCGACATCCCGCCCGACGCCTTCATCCCGATGGCCGAGGACTGCGGCCTCAGCGAGGAGATGGGTCGCTATGTGCTGCGGCGCGCGCTGAGGGACAGCGTCCGCTGGCGAGGTCTGCAGGTCGGGATCAACGTCTCGGCCCGGCAGATGAAGCGGGCGGGCTTCGTCGACGAGCTCGCCGAGCTGATCAAGGAAACCGGCGCCAATCCGCGCCAGCTGGCCCTGGAGATCACCGAAGGGGCGCTGCTGGGCGACGGCGAGGGCGCGCACGACACGGTCGATCGCCTGCGGCACATGGGCTTTTCGCTGGTGCTGGACGACTTCGGCGTCGGCTGCTCCAGCCTGTCCTACATCCGCCGCTACCCGATCGACCGGATCAAGATCGACCGCAGCTTCGTCACGCCGCTGGGCCTGGACGCCGACGCCGAGGCGGTGGTCGCGGCCATCGTGCGCCTGGCCAAGGCGCTGAGCCTGTCGGTCATGGCCAAGGGCGTCGAGACCCTGGCCCAGCGCGAGATCCTGAAAGCGATCGGCTGCGCCCAGGCCCAGGGCTTCCTGTTCAGCCCGCCAGTTCCGGCCGAGGCCATCGACGCCCTGCTCGCCCAAGGCGGCCGCATCCATCCGCCGGCGCAATCGGACGCGGCGTAGGGGAAGCCAACCCATTCTTGTGTCATCCCGGATAACGCCCGCGGCGTTTCCGGGATGACACGGGGTTTTGGCGAGGGGCCAAAAAAAGAAAGGCCCCGGCGCTTTCACGCCAGGGCCCAAGGGCTTGCCCCGCCAAAGCGACGGGGCAGGGGGAGGAAGTCGTTACTTCAGCTTGGCGCTCAGCGAGACGCCCCAGACGCGCGGCTCGTTGTAGACGGCGGCCATGTAGTTCTCGATCACGCCCTTGAGGTTCTTCTCATTGGTGATGTTGCGGCCGAAGAGGGCGATCTCGTAGCCCTTGTCGAGGTTCTCGTAACCCAGCTTCACGCCGCCCTCGAAGTTGCCCTTCGAGTAGAACTCCTCGGTCTTGTAGAGCACGAAGTTGGTGTAGCCCTGGACGTTCCAGTCCGTGGCGATGAACACGCGGCGGTCGTCGGCCACCGGCACGTCGTAGCGCGCGGTGAAGTTCAGGTTGTACTTCGGCGCGTTCGGCAGCGGCTGGCCGTCGATCTGGGCGAAGACGTTCGAGCCGATCTTGATCGTCGGGTTCTCAACCGTGCAGACCACGACGCCGTTCAGGGCGCAGACCTGGGCGTAGACGCGCTTGTCCTTGATCTCGCTGTGCAGCCAGCTGGCGCCGGCGGTCAGCAGCAGGTTCGGGATCGGGCGCCACTCGGCGTCGGCTTCCAGGCCATAAGCTTTCGCCTTGTCGGCGTTGAACAGCACGCCATTGCCGTTGCTGTCGTTGCCGTTCAGCTGGATGTCGCTGACCTCGTAGGTGAAGGCCGAGGCGTTCAGGCGCAGGGTGTTGTCCAGCAGGCGGCTCTTGAAGCCGGCTTCCCACGACAGGATCGTTTCCGAATTGGCGGTGGTGAAGTCGGCGTTGAACACGGCCGAACGGCCCTGGATGGTCGGGCCGCGGAAGCCCTTGGCCACGCGGGCGTAGACGCTGAAGTCGTCGGTGGCCTCGTACAGGGCCGACAGGTCCCAGCTGGGCTGGGTGTCGGCCAGGCGCACATAGCGGCGGCCGGCATAGGTGACGACGCCGGCGGCGGTGTCGGCGGTCTTCAGGAGGTTGGTCTTCTTGACGTCCTTGGTCTCGCGGGCGCCGGCCGTGATCATCAGCTTGTCGGTGACCTTGTAGCTGGCCTGGCCGAACACGGCCCACGAGGTGTTCTCGTTACGCAGGGCCACCCAGTTGTTCGGGTTGGCCTTGGTGAAGTAGGCGCGCTGGTAGAAGTTGGTCAGGTCTTCCGAGCTGAACAGCATGCCGCCGACCTGCCACTTCAGGCGGCCGTCGCTGTTGCTGGCCAGGCGGATTTCCTGGCTGACCTGGTCCAGGTCCTTCAGCTGGCCCATCGACTGGCCAAAGCCGTTCGGGACGCCATTGACCGGGAAGTTCGCCGCCGCGCCGCCGTCGGTGTCGCCGCGGCTCTTGCCCTTGGCGGTCTCGTAGGCGCTGATCGAGGTCAGGGTGACCGGACCGAAATCGTAGGCGATGTTCAGGCTGGTCCCGGCCATCTGATAGGCCTGCGGATTGTTGTCGGCCTCGTCATAGGCGACGCTGTCGCGCGGGGCGTTCGGCTTGTTCGAGCCCTTGGTCAGGGCGCTGCGCAGGAACAGGGTCGAGGTGCCGTCGTAGTCGCGGGCGTGGGCCGAGGCCAGCACGGTCAGCTTGTCGTTCGGCGTGGCCAGGATCTGCAGGCGCACGTCCTTCTCGTCATAGCCGCCCATGGCGTTCTTCTTGGGCGTGACGGTGCCGTCGGCGCTGGTCCCGGCGAAGGTGTTGTCCACCCAGTCGTCGCGGTGCTGGTAGAGGGCCGACAGGCGGAAGGCCAGCTTGTCCTGGACGATCGGGCCGCCGACGCCGCCGTCGAACGTGGTCGTGCCGTAGCTGCCGTACGAGGCCGAGAAGCGGCCTTGCAGGTCCTGGGTCGGCTTGGCGGTGTCGAACTTGATGATGCCGGCGGTGGTGTTGCGGCCGAACAGCGAGCCTTGCGGGCCGCGCAGCACTTCGACCTGCTTGAT encodes:
- a CDS encoding TonB-dependent receptor, producing the protein MRTQSSLKLACLLGVSLLGVASAAQARQAAEPATALEEVVVTAERRSENLQKVPLSVAAVGGDQLRAVQAGGEDILALSGRVPSLYAETTTGRIFPRFYIRGLGNIDFYLGASQPVTIIQDDVVLEHVTLKSNPMFDIKQVEVLRGPQGSLFGRNTTAGIIKFDTAKPTQDLQGRFSASYGSYGTTTFDGGVGGPIVQDKLAFRLSALYQHRDDWVDNTFAGTSADGTVTPKKNAMGGYDEKDVRLQILATPNDKLTVLASAHARDYDGTSTLFLRSALTKGSNKPNAPRDSVAYDEADNNPQAYQMAGTSLNIAYDFGPVTLTSISAYETAKGKSRGDTDGGAAANFPVNGVPNGFGQSMGQLKDLDQVSQEIRLASNSDGRLKWQVGGMLFSSEDLTNFYQRAYFTKANPNNWVALRNENTSWAVFGQASYKVTDKLMITAGARETKDVKKTNLLKTADTAAGVVTYAGRRYVRLADTQPSWDLSALYEATDDFSVYARVAKGFRGPTIQGRSAVFNADFTTANSETILSWEAGFKSRLLDNTLRLNASAFTYEVSDIQLNGNDSNGNGVLFNADKAKAYGLEADAEWRPIPNLLLTAGASWLHSEIKDKRVYAQVCALNGVVVCTVENPTIKIGSNVFAQIDGQPLPNAPKYNLNFTARYDVPVADDRRVFIATDWNVQGYTNFVLYKTEEFYSKGNFEGGVKLGYENLDKGYEIALFGRNITNEKNLKGVIENYMAAVYNEPRVWGVSLSAKLK
- a CDS encoding bifunctional diguanylate cyclase/phosphodiesterase, which codes for MTRLARKLSAPLAMIALSAVGLLLSVMIILAGQIDQEAQRHDLALVERGLKSQMRDIEHAIAPEVTWDEAVRRLDNRFDPAWAKENIADYLIQIGFDQVFVLDSQDRPRLAQAGHDALPAADAQRRAAVLAPLVAQLRLNEQALKPVAGPQLTGVFVTRPTQVSAFAKIDEEVYLVTASLVRPDFNHAALRHARAPIVVTAMKIGGPFIEAFADRFLLAGTHLHHTAADEPGFTHLPLRDAAGNVVATLDWSPPHPGQRLLRKTIGPVLVVVLALTLATILLARRGRLIAEGLITSEARAKHLALHDGLTGLPNRLLFEERLRQAIDGLDRKQRAMAVLAIDLDRFKAVNDTHGHAAGDELIRKVGERLAGVCRGGETVARLGGDEFGVVATDLDANGAAIVAERLLKTLCGPMEMSFGVHFVSGSVGVVLIEPSEAHIGAAEAARRADVALYRAKSEGRGRYCFFEDAMDAALKARRALEEDLRAAVRNGEVRLEYQPQVDAADRVVGVEALARWSHPTRGDIPPDAFIPMAEDCGLSEEMGRYVLRRALRDSVRWRGLQVGINVSARQMKRAGFVDELAELIKETGANPRQLALEITEGALLGDGEGAHDTVDRLRHMGFSLVLDDFGVGCSSLSYIRRYPIDRIKIDRSFVTPLGLDADAEAVVAAIVRLAKALSLSVMAKGVETLAQREILKAIGCAQAQGFLFSPPVPAEAIDALLAQGGRIHPPAQSDAA